CTGACTGAGATTTACAATGTTTATGTGAAGCTAATTTCTGTATATTAAATTTAAATATTTCTGAGGTTAAAACATCTTTTGTCCTGATGTATGAGTGGAAAAATTCATTTACAGATAAAAATCTTTCAAGTCATCCTCAAatattgaaaatacatgaagtgaaaaaaatcaCCATCTACAGCTGTCCCAGTTGTTGCCTTAAGGAATTAACTCCTACTTGTACATCTCAATTCCACTATGGATGGAGTGTTGACAAGATAAGCAGCACCACGCTGGAGACTCACCTCAGACTTTCTCATCAGTTTCTGCATGACAAGGTGGCGTGCTGACTGGCCCTTGATGGACATGGTCTCCTGCTGCTGCAGCGTCTGTGGCTCGTTGTCCTCCATCAGCTTCTTGGCCAGCTCCTCTTGGTGTGTGGGACGCCGCTCCTCCACCGGTGGAATGCCTGGAGCAGGCCCAAGGAGGCCTGGGCCGGGGGAGGGACCTGGTCCTGCCAAGCCTGCACCCCCAGGCACTGGCAGGGCAGTGAGGACTGTGGGGGGAGGCAaggcagcaccaccagcaccacctgtcCCAACACCCAGGCTGGGCAAGCTAGTCACCACACCCACGGGGGGCACGGTGGGTGAGCTGCCTAAGACACCCACAGGCGAGGTCACTGTGGGCAGAGCTGACGACAGAGCCCCCACAGTCCCCACAGGAGGCACAgcacccaccacacccaccggGGGAAGCTGCGACACAGAGCCTGGGGAGCTGCTGAGGCCCTGCACCAGGCCAATGGCGTTGGTGGCCAGGGCATCCATGGCCTGGATCTTGGCCgtggctgccgctgctgctacgGCTGCTGCAGTGGGCATCTGGGTGGGTGCTGAGAGTGGTCCCtgatgaaaaacacacacaaatgttaGAGACACACCACTCAGTACTTCAGTTTGTCTCTCACAGGACACTACTTAATTTCCTAGAAAATATACTATATGAAAATGTAATGCTTGTTTCATGATTTCTGTCAaaactctttccctctcttacacacaaggacacatgttaccacacacacatgcccatcCACCCACGCATGCACATATCATCAACTACCACTCCTAGCACAATGTTCCTACACCAAACTTTCAACACAGTGTGTAGGCCCTGGTCACCACACTCAAGCAGCCATGTACTCACATAGAAGGAGCCCGGGGGAGTGATGGCCTTGCCCACCCGGAGGTACTGTCCCCCCAGGTCAAACAGGTTCATGGAGGCGATGGCTTCCTGCGCTGAGGTAGAGTTCTCGTATTCGATGAAACCATAGCCCTTGTGTTTCCCGGGTGTGGAGCCTGGCGTCAACATGCATTGCTATGGAAATGAGGGATTGTAAGGAGAACATCACGCTTTTGGTTATCAATTAAAGTTAAGACAGTGTCGACCGGGGTAATTTGGACCAGGTTTTGACAAACTTTGATACTGTTCCCACATTTATTAAGATAAACttacaaaaattttatgaaaacaTAAGCAAGTTATTACCTTTAaatcactaacaaaaaaaaaaaaaaaaaaaaaaaaaaatcattcatagATTCTTCAGCTTTGAAGTAATAAGTGTGGTTCAGTTATCAAAAAAATGGGGTAATGTGAACCCCCCACCAGGGTAAACTGAACCATCCATGGGGTAATTTGAACCACtctttataaatggaaaaaaaaaaaaaaaaaaatatatatatatatatatatatatatatatatatatatatatatatatatatatatatatatatatatatatatagaggtaAAACACTCTATAATCATCAATTTGTAAGAGGATAGATAGCTGCGTCTGACCGCTACAACAAAGTTCGCCGAAACCGCTGATTTGGCAAATAAACTTTGCCGCACTTTTTTTTGGGCTACGATTCAGTGCTTTCAGTCATATAAGTgtaatttctttcctgtatcaattttttttatcaaacctgcacaagaaatgtgaaaatagttACTTTCTATCGTGAAATGCTCAAAACTTCAAAAAGAAATGTACATATGAATTTATTGTAAATAAGAATGAGGCGGTCCTAATTGTACCGGTTCGTTGGAAGGTCCAATTTTCCCCGGTCGACACTATTGACTTATTTATGTGTAACACCAATTTCTACAATAAAAATCCCACCAAGCAATAATTCAAGGCCATTTACTTACCTCAGTCATTGCATGTTATActcttattattctcttctcatctctttctcataCATGCTCTAGCTGATATCTGGCCATTTTCTTTGAAGTATTTATCAAGATATTAAATAGTATCTCATCTCATCACACAACTACAAAAACCACTGCCTTCTCATCCTCCCTTGCTATTTGCACCAGACACTTCACCTTCATTGGACTGAATGCAAGGTAGGGCATACTCATATAGATGACACAAAGCAAGCACTAAACTTTAACCTTTCTATGTTGTTGAGCAATTGACAACCTGAGCCAACATTCAAGATCAAAAGGTGATTGAGTTCCGCATATCACTTACATCTATGTCTCCAAAGTCTCACTCCCTCCACAGTGACCCAAAGACTGCCACTTCTTCCTATTTAAACATTCTCTCCTTGACTATTACATAAAAAGTCACAGCCCTCACTTACAAATGTAACACCAGGGCACAGCAGGAGAATGACCACTAAGGGACATGTCTGCCTGGCTGTCTCCCTACTCACAACCGTCCTCACCTTGATCTTGCCGAATGCTTCAAACACACTCTTGATGTCTGTCTCTGAGAGGTCCTGGTGCACCGAGGCGATGTAGATGCGATTGTAGTAGTTGGCTTCCTCGGTGATTTCATCAATGACCGTCTGGGCCTGTGGACACAACACAGCACCATAACCAGGAGTGAACCAAGACTcacacacgccacaccacacgaAGGACACTACACTTATCAAGTGAGAATTGTCACTAAACacccactactgctgctactgctgctcactacaaaggaaagac
This genomic interval from Portunus trituberculatus isolate SZX2019 chromosome 10, ASM1759143v1, whole genome shotgun sequence contains the following:
- the LOC123502181 gene encoding poly(U)-binding-splicing factor half pint-like isoform X5, which gives rise to MVARAKKYAMEQSIRLVLMKQTLAHQQQQAKSLQRHQALVLMCRVYVGSISFELKEDTIRQAFVPFGPIKSINMSWDPVTQKHKGFAFVEYEMPEAAQLALEQMNGVMIGGRNIKVGRPSNMPQKWSTAQGLSACDVALLKHHTMTRTTDSAQTVIDEITEEANYYNRIYIASVHQDLSETDIKSVFEAFGKIKQCMLTPGSTPGKHKGYGFIEYENSTSAQEAIASMNLFDLGGQYLRVGKAITPPGSFYGPLSAPTQMPTAAAVAAAAATAKIQAMDALATNAIGLVQGLSSSPGSVSQLPPVGVVGAVPPVGTVGALSSALPTVTSPVGVLGSSPTVPPVGVVTSLPSLGVGTGGAGGAALPPPTVLTALPVPGGAGLAGPGPSPGPGLLGPAPGIPPVEERRPTHQEELAKKLMEDNEPQTLQQQETMSIKGQSARHLVMQKLMRKSESNVVILRNMVGAEEVDELLQEEITEECGRFGSVRHVIIYQEKQSDEEDAEVLVKIFVEFGSPSESGAAQEALNGRYFGGRLVKAELYDQNMYNHNDLSG